A section of the Zavarzinella sp. genome encodes:
- a CDS encoding AAA family ATPase — protein MPSRKHHVLMIEDSAGQFTALSLEENPLAGYGATYREARKDLEKYLGWRQSHYPWMALPNFHNPELQRFKIEVRPEFRDHRRVYPCLAALPIHILCVTGKDESGQQIGILPLLQTSFTFHKPGEIKKLAIRYSMQKLAGLPPADLQKFLLPQKYEIDQVQVRYKELDMRHFLAPQHPTLDAIADPLGEKSRRRMLARAWERDLELKSLTNKILKEKASILLVGESGVGKTALIAQAVQVCENFFASEAKAQGMAKSGHRFWQTSAGRIISGMRYLGQWEARVEQLIAELSEIQGVLCVEKLLELVRTGGTGPTDSVAAFLMPYMARGELRLIGEASPTELDACRRLLPGFADMMQIVNLAPFQAATAERVLDQQFTTAQTSNHFELDSGVSRRIVQLHQRFMPYHVLPGAATRFARELIDTTIQQSRTNINVANVVERFQQRTGLPEIFLREDLTLKEQSVVDYFESRVLAQPQAVREAAKVITTFKAGLNDPQRPLGVLLFVGPTGVGKTALAESISQYLFGARTDQPADRKQSRLIRLDMSEFGGYDAATRLLGSPYGEPGTLIRQIRQQPFMVVLLDEIEKASSDIFDILLSLFDEGRLTDRFGRVTEFRSSLIIMTSNIGADQSRGFGFADVDGLPESHFRDQVMRYFRPEFYNRLDSVISFQPLQPESIVKITQRELGFVEKREGIAQRGLKINWHPDVVAMLAKNGFDIRYGARPLQRAIEREVISPLAQWLLDHEHVSQRTVEALLLNNRIVFQ, from the coding sequence ATGCCATCCCGCAAGCACCACGTACTGATGATCGAAGATTCTGCCGGACAGTTTACCGCACTGTCATTGGAAGAAAATCCGCTGGCTGGGTACGGTGCCACTTATCGTGAAGCCCGCAAGGATCTGGAAAAGTATCTCGGCTGGCGACAATCACATTATCCTTGGATGGCGTTGCCAAACTTCCACAACCCAGAGTTGCAACGCTTTAAAATTGAGGTTCGGCCTGAATTTCGTGACCACAGGCGGGTTTATCCATGTCTTGCGGCGCTGCCAATCCACATTTTGTGCGTCACCGGCAAAGATGAATCTGGTCAGCAGATTGGCATTCTGCCCTTGCTGCAAACCTCGTTTACATTCCATAAACCTGGAGAAATCAAGAAGTTAGCAATTCGCTACAGCATGCAAAAACTGGCAGGCTTGCCACCTGCCGACCTGCAGAAATTTCTGTTGCCACAAAAATATGAAATCGACCAGGTTCAGGTGCGGTACAAAGAACTCGATATGCGGCACTTCCTGGCCCCACAACACCCCACACTGGATGCAATTGCCGACCCACTGGGTGAAAAATCCCGCCGTCGCATGCTGGCACGCGCGTGGGAACGCGACTTAGAATTAAAGTCCCTTACCAACAAGATATTAAAGGAAAAAGCCAGCATTCTGTTAGTGGGAGAATCGGGTGTGGGCAAGACCGCCTTGATTGCTCAGGCAGTTCAAGTCTGCGAAAACTTTTTCGCCAGCGAAGCGAAAGCTCAGGGAATGGCAAAATCGGGCCACCGATTCTGGCAGACTTCCGCAGGCCGGATTATTTCCGGGATGCGTTATCTGGGGCAGTGGGAAGCCCGCGTCGAACAATTAATCGCTGAATTGAGTGAAATCCAAGGTGTGCTGTGTGTGGAAAAGTTGCTGGAACTGGTCCGCACTGGTGGTACCGGGCCCACCGACAGCGTTGCAGCTTTTCTGATGCCATATATGGCACGTGGTGAACTACGTTTAATCGGGGAGGCCAGCCCCACCGAACTGGATGCCTGTCGTCGGCTGCTGCCGGGGTTTGCCGACATGATGCAAATCGTCAATCTGGCACCATTTCAGGCTGCCACTGCAGAACGAGTGCTGGATCAGCAGTTCACCACCGCCCAAACCAGCAACCATTTTGAACTGGATTCTGGTGTCAGCAGGCGGATAGTCCAACTGCACCAGCGATTCATGCCTTACCACGTTCTTCCGGGTGCCGCAACCCGCTTTGCCCGCGAACTGATCGACACCACTATTCAGCAATCTCGCACCAACATCAATGTGGCCAACGTGGTGGAGCGTTTTCAACAACGCACAGGATTGCCAGAGATTTTTCTGCGGGAAGACCTCACGTTAAAGGAACAATCGGTGGTGGATTATTTTGAATCGCGGGTACTGGCACAGCCCCAGGCAGTGCGGGAAGCAGCCAAAGTGATCACCACCTTCAAAGCTGGTCTCAATGACCCCCAAAGACCACTGGGGGTACTACTGTTTGTTGGTCCCACGGGTGTGGGCAAAACAGCACTGGCAGAATCGATTTCGCAATATCTGTTTGGGGCAAGGACCGATCAGCCTGCCGACCGCAAACAATCCCGCCTGATCCGACTGGATATGAGTGAATTTGGTGGTTATGATGCTGCTACCCGCCTGCTTGGCTCCCCATATGGTGAACCAGGAACACTGATCCGGCAAATTCGCCAGCAGCCATTTATGGTGGTACTGCTGGATGAAATTGAAAAAGCGTCTTCAGACATTTTTGATATTCTGCTGAGTCTCTTTGATGAAGGCCGGTTAACCGACCGCTTTGGACGGGTGACTGAATTTCGTAGTTCACTGATTATCATGACTTCCAACATTGGCGCAGACCAGTCCCGCGGTTTTGGTTTTGCCGATGTAGACGGTTTGCCGGAATCGCACTTTCGCGATCAGGTCATGCGCTATTTTCGACCAGAGTTTTACAATCGTCTTGATTCCGTGATCAGTTTTCAGCCATTACAGCCCGAAAGTATTGTGAAAATTACCCAGAGGGAACTTGGATTTGTCGAAAAGCGGGAAGGAATTGCCCAGCGGGGGTTGAAGATTAATTGGCACCCAGATGTTGTAGCGATGCTGGCAAAAAATGGGTTTGATATCCGCTATGGTGCCCGCCCCCTGCAACGGGCAATTGAAAGGGAAGTCATTTCGCCATTGGCACAATGGCTCCTGGATCACGAACATGTTTCCCAGCGAACTGTTGAGGCATTGCTGCTGAACAACCGGATTGTATTTCAATAG
- a CDS encoding AAA family ATPase, with translation MNFQIPIFVQEIHGKNYLARPLFSEAPARTGGQLNKLYQRLSLDIVRFLESQSKEARHDHIARLSFAPVIQQHRVKMKLVLRTGTVDYQQFFVSFEHLGRKLVFSPNFQERWYEIPRQQTLENVVTEAMQKYWQSVAREDEDFSNQEVTQTAIIGKAWVHILEINANIRQTIPKEKTSNMFMLGDEAPVDGNEELQRVGHCLEDLYPDELLRAVQQDSLVEELVGRLQARPFSPVLLVGPRMVGKTTLIHEAVFQRNKGLQRRTRQGNLWHISPQRLISGMSYLGQWESRLHAIMKVAQKRQLILYFDDLVGLFLAGRTSNSTLNVAQLLKPAMERQEIRVLAEITPEQLRVLREMDRSFADLFQILPVAEPTDEQNWRILLSLQRHMEGKFSCTFDLDVLPTIIDIQKRYERTASFPGKVARVINRLAVRAESSHTSTTNQDKAPTGRVVIGREQVLDDFQQQSGLSLKLFDTTTKLPRQAIWEALKSQIIQQDEALLALVDTLGIVKARLNDPDRPLASMLFLGPTGVGKTETAKALTRYLFEDEKKMLRFDMNEYVHEGAAAKLVGTVDSPEGLLTAAIRRQPFAVVLLDEIEKAHPEVFDLLLQVLGEGRLTDSLGRTADFTNCIIILTSNLGVTEAEAQVGFTRTREQARGTYLRSAERFFRPEFFNRLDRIIPFERLSRSSLAEIARKLMLNVFARPGLQQRQCVMDVSENALNVVIEKGFDPVLGARAMKRAVEKLLTQPAATQLAAQPLEHVCLVAVDQRVDNTAELDVNILPILPVAPLPMVGDHSTWKQATWENHLDNLLEQADLYLQSLRPRGAISATDVAPEIEKYLLLKELIDDVEGRFGELTDHDEILDRVEISSMTIKTPTGKRISRDFAIRLSQPMSAYFAAEDMQRAIEEIQQEKEKPHGNTLQYQELVRRLSLYEWIRGADLENVPCTLILQPFPRGIDSVYMNRFANILSATLQELLLEVKIRAASNNSLALVLQIRGFHATKTAALEEGIHIWSDRSKNIFPILVRLLPRGVEWNAENENIFTRTLPKPLPPVVRTYTDSGLICDIRTGMVLSTKLDSPSLADFLLINIERMTNIVPTLPAEPPPENLQ, from the coding sequence ATGAACTTTCAAATCCCCATTTTTGTGCAGGAAATCCATGGCAAGAATTACCTTGCCCGGCCATTGTTTTCGGAAGCACCTGCACGCACTGGTGGGCAGTTGAATAAACTGTATCAGCGGTTGTCGCTTGATATTGTCCGCTTTCTGGAATCTCAAAGTAAAGAAGCCCGCCATGATCATATTGCCCGCCTGTCATTTGCACCTGTGATACAGCAGCATCGCGTAAAAATGAAGCTGGTACTTCGCACAGGTACAGTCGATTATCAGCAGTTTTTTGTCAGTTTTGAGCATCTGGGACGTAAACTGGTTTTCTCACCTAATTTTCAGGAACGTTGGTACGAAATCCCTCGCCAGCAGACACTGGAAAATGTGGTGACGGAGGCGATGCAGAAATATTGGCAATCGGTGGCACGGGAAGATGAGGATTTTTCTAACCAGGAAGTAACCCAGACGGCCATCATCGGCAAAGCGTGGGTGCATATTCTGGAAATTAATGCCAACATCCGCCAGACAATCCCCAAAGAAAAAACCAGCAACATGTTTATGCTGGGTGATGAAGCGCCCGTTGATGGGAATGAGGAATTACAACGGGTGGGGCATTGCCTGGAAGATTTATACCCGGATGAATTACTGCGTGCGGTGCAGCAGGATAGCCTGGTGGAGGAGCTGGTCGGTCGCCTGCAGGCCAGGCCTTTTTCTCCGGTGTTGCTGGTCGGCCCACGGATGGTGGGGAAAACCACCTTGATTCATGAGGCAGTTTTTCAGCGAAACAAGGGTCTGCAACGGCGAACAAGACAGGGCAATCTGTGGCATATTTCGCCACAGCGATTGATTTCCGGAATGTCCTATCTTGGTCAGTGGGAATCTCGCCTGCACGCGATTATGAAGGTGGCTCAGAAGCGGCAATTAATCTTGTATTTCGACGATCTGGTAGGGCTGTTTCTGGCAGGCCGTACCAGCAATTCCACGTTGAATGTGGCCCAATTGCTGAAACCAGCGATGGAACGCCAGGAAATCCGCGTGCTGGCTGAGATTACGCCAGAGCAACTGCGTGTTTTACGCGAAATGGATCGTTCTTTTGCTGATCTTTTTCAAATATTACCAGTAGCGGAACCCACGGATGAACAGAACTGGCGGATTCTGTTAAGTCTGCAGCGCCACATGGAAGGCAAGTTTTCCTGTACCTTCGATCTGGATGTCCTGCCAACGATTATTGATATCCAGAAACGCTATGAACGCACCGCCAGCTTCCCTGGAAAGGTGGCCCGTGTCATCAATCGTCTGGCTGTGCGAGCAGAATCGTCGCATACAAGTACAACCAATCAGGATAAAGCCCCAACTGGTCGGGTGGTGATCGGTCGCGAACAGGTTCTGGACGATTTTCAGCAACAGTCGGGCTTGTCGCTGAAATTGTTCGATACCACCACCAAATTGCCACGTCAGGCGATCTGGGAAGCACTGAAAAGCCAGATTATTCAACAGGATGAAGCCCTGCTGGCACTGGTAGACACGTTGGGGATAGTGAAAGCCCGGCTGAACGACCCGGATCGCCCTCTGGCATCGATGTTGTTTCTTGGCCCCACTGGCGTGGGGAAAACGGAAACCGCCAAAGCGCTGACCCGCTATCTCTTTGAAGACGAAAAAAAAATGCTTCGTTTCGACATGAACGAATATGTTCATGAGGGTGCAGCCGCCAAACTGGTGGGCACCGTGGATTCACCAGAAGGATTGTTAACAGCAGCAATCCGCCGACAACCCTTTGCAGTGGTGCTGCTGGATGAAATCGAAAAAGCCCATCCTGAGGTGTTTGATCTGCTGCTGCAGGTACTTGGTGAAGGCCGTCTGACCGATTCGTTGGGCCGCACCGCAGATTTCACGAACTGCATCATCATTCTGACCTCAAATCTGGGTGTTACCGAAGCGGAAGCCCAGGTGGGATTCACACGCACCCGCGAACAGGCACGTGGCACCTATTTACGTTCCGCAGAACGGTTCTTCCGTCCGGAATTTTTCAATCGCCTCGACCGAATTATCCCGTTCGAGCGTCTCAGTCGGTCCAGTCTGGCAGAAATTGCCCGCAAATTAATGCTTAACGTCTTCGCCCGTCCGGGGTTACAGCAGCGTCAGTGTGTGATGGATGTTTCTGAAAATGCCCTGAATGTGGTGATTGAAAAAGGCTTCGACCCAGTTCTTGGTGCCCGGGCGATGAAACGTGCGGTCGAAAAACTGCTTACTCAGCCTGCTGCAACCCAGCTTGCTGCACAGCCACTTGAACATGTCTGTCTTGTGGCTGTTGATCAGCGGGTGGACAATACCGCCGAATTAGATGTGAACATCCTGCCCATCCTTCCCGTTGCCCCACTGCCGATGGTGGGAGACCACAGTACCTGGAAACAGGCCACTTGGGAGAATCACCTCGACAATTTGCTGGAACAGGCGGATTTGTACCTGCAAAGTCTCCGCCCACGTGGGGCAATTTCCGCTACGGATGTGGCACCGGAAATCGAAAAGTATTTGCTGCTGAAAGAACTGATTGATGATGTGGAAGGGCGGTTTGGTGAATTGACAGATCACGATGAAATCCTGGACCGTGTAGAAATTTCATCGATGACGATCAAAACCCCAACTGGCAAAAGGATTTCTCGTGATTTTGCGATCCGACTCAGTCAACCGATGAGTGCCTATTTTGCTGCCGAAGATATGCAACGTGCCATCGAAGAAATCCAACAGGAAAAAGAGAAACCGCACGGAAACACCCTTCAATATCAGGAACTGGTGCGGCGACTTTCCTTGTACGAATGGATTCGTGGTGCTGATCTGGAAAATGTTCCCTGTACTCTGATTCTTCAACCTTTCCCACGTGGGATCGATTCGGTTTACATGAATCGATTTGCGAATATTCTGTCTGCCACGCTGCAGGAATTATTGCTGGAGGTGAAAATTCGCGCTGCATCAAATAATTCGCTCGCACTGGTGCTGCAAATTCGTGGCTTTCACGCCACCAAAACTGCCGCACTGGAAGAAGGGATCCACATCTGGAGTGATCGATCGAAGAATATTTTCCCAATTCTGGTTAGATTACTCCCACGTGGGGTGGAATGGAATGCAGAAAATGAGAATATTTTCACAAGGACACTCCCCAAACCACTGCCACCAGTCGTGCGAACCTACACCGATTCTGGCTTGATCTGCGATATCCGTACCGGAATGGTACTTTCGACCAAACTGGATTCGCCCAGCCTAGCCGATTTTCTACTCATTAACATTGAGCGAATGACAAATATAGTCCCCACGTTGCCTGCCGAACCACCACCAGAGAATCTGCAATAA
- a CDS encoding AAA family ATPase, with protein sequence MATNFHLPLTILQQHLNNGMYLTEALMVPSFTRITATSRAGIASIEKMVRSYVRDLPRGELRTLMLPKSTHSYYVKVRQQPPKRDDSWQEPVDLRFSITTWEYNDELIFVRVPALELELSTTKDGKWKQVIQKEIQNQLQRLQHSANLRNLSQIQISNKYRTFKRKLEFLLPDLKSIAQQEFAKENQVEKKTTLKQVATELTPKLLDSSYEQENYLKILEDLFRQKAPQGVLLIGPSGVGKTALFRQLVKQSKEYQLDEFQFYSTSGSRIVAGQTGFGMWQDRCTKLIRELAQEKSIIHLGNLAELIDVGKSEHNQLGIATFLRPAIARGEILCVAECTPEQVPMIEREDPQLMEAFIAVRLEEPDNKRSMSILSAVAAKHPQVKRAIAPPALERLERLHRRYATYSASPGRPLQFLLRLNIGDKITPIDEQEVLQQFARETGLPAVLLDPEQRLDVPRMKQWFCERVIGQQEAVDIVADLITTVKTDLMRPERPIASLIFIGPTGVGKTEMAKALAEFLYGSRDRLTRFDMSEYSDVISARRLVGTAYGVEGLLTAKVREQPFSVILFDEFEKAHESCFDFFLQMFGEARLTDAGGRLADFRNCVLILTSNLGAESFQAGAAGFRPAGDRATHAHEHFTRALERFLRPELMNRIDRVVPFGTLSPEMIRNIARREWQKVRERDGLQFRQVELSYSDEVLNRISEQGFDARYGARPLKRSMEREMLAPIAHQLNMHLPHVPLKAEIQYGDTGITTKVSINHAHQVNDAVLQNRKSFLRRMVSLRQRLQQLQKGTACQDLHNEQFQLERIETHIQKNYRKQPIH encoded by the coding sequence ATGGCAACGAACTTTCATCTGCCATTAACGATTTTGCAGCAACACCTGAATAATGGAATGTATCTAACGGAAGCCCTGATGGTGCCGTCATTTACGCGTATTACTGCCACGTCGCGTGCTGGGATTGCCTCCATTGAAAAGATGGTCAGATCGTATGTCCGCGATCTCCCACGTGGGGAGTTACGCACCCTGATGCTGCCAAAATCGACCCACAGTTACTATGTTAAGGTGCGTCAGCAACCACCCAAACGGGACGATAGCTGGCAGGAACCAGTTGACCTCCGATTTTCTATAACTACCTGGGAATATAACGATGAGCTGATATTTGTGCGGGTGCCTGCACTTGAACTGGAATTATCCACCACGAAGGATGGAAAGTGGAAACAGGTGATTCAGAAGGAAATCCAGAATCAGTTACAGCGTTTGCAGCACAGTGCCAACTTGCGCAATTTGTCCCAGATCCAGATCAGCAACAAATACCGAACATTCAAACGTAAGCTTGAATTTCTACTGCCTGATCTGAAATCCATTGCACAGCAAGAGTTTGCGAAAGAAAATCAGGTAGAAAAGAAAACCACTTTGAAGCAGGTGGCCACGGAATTAACGCCCAAATTGCTCGATTCCAGTTACGAACAGGAAAACTACCTGAAGATTCTGGAGGATCTGTTTCGGCAGAAAGCCCCCCAGGGGGTTCTGCTGATTGGCCCCAGTGGCGTGGGGAAAACCGCACTGTTTCGCCAATTGGTCAAACAATCAAAAGAATATCAGTTAGATGAATTCCAGTTTTACTCCACCAGTGGCTCACGAATCGTGGCTGGTCAGACAGGTTTTGGCATGTGGCAGGATCGGTGCACCAAGCTGATCCGGGAACTGGCACAGGAAAAATCGATCATCCACCTGGGCAACCTGGCAGAACTGATTGATGTGGGCAAAAGCGAACATAACCAACTGGGGATTGCTACCTTTCTGCGGCCTGCCATCGCTCGTGGGGAAATTCTGTGCGTCGCAGAATGCACGCCGGAACAAGTGCCGATGATTGAACGTGAAGACCCTCAGTTAATGGAGGCATTTATTGCCGTTCGTCTGGAAGAGCCCGACAACAAACGGTCCATGTCAATCCTCAGTGCGGTGGCAGCAAAACATCCCCAGGTGAAACGGGCAATAGCCCCACCTGCACTGGAAAGATTAGAGCGTCTTCATCGTCGCTATGCCACCTATTCTGCGTCGCCTGGTCGCCCACTGCAATTCTTGTTGCGGTTAAACATCGGCGACAAAATTACCCCTATCGACGAACAGGAAGTGCTGCAGCAATTTGCCCGCGAAACCGGTCTACCAGCAGTGCTGCTCGATCCGGAACAGCGTCTGGATGTCCCTCGGATGAAGCAGTGGTTCTGCGAGCGGGTAATTGGTCAGCAGGAAGCTGTCGACATTGTGGCCGATTTGATTACCACCGTGAAAACCGATTTGATGCGACCAGAACGGCCAATCGCCTCCCTGATCTTCATCGGCCCCACCGGTGTGGGGAAAACCGAAATGGCGAAAGCACTTGCGGAATTTCTCTACGGCTCCCGTGATCGTCTGACGCGTTTCGATATGTCGGAATATTCGGACGTCATCTCTGCTCGTCGGCTGGTGGGTACAGCGTATGGTGTGGAAGGCTTACTGACGGCGAAAGTGCGCGAGCAGCCATTCAGTGTGATTCTGTTCGATGAATTTGAAAAGGCCCACGAATCGTGCTTTGACTTTTTCCTGCAGATGTTTGGCGAAGCCCGCCTGACTGATGCTGGTGGACGTCTGGCCGATTTCCGCAACTGTGTGCTGATTCTGACCTCCAACCTGGGTGCAGAATCTTTTCAGGCGGGCGCGGCAGGTTTCCGACCTGCGGGCGACCGTGCCACCCACGCCCATGAACATTTTACAAGGGCTTTAGAACGCTTTCTACGTCCGGAATTGATGAATCGAATTGATCGCGTAGTGCCATTTGGAACTTTATCACCCGAAATGATTCGCAATATTGCCCGCCGCGAATGGCAGAAAGTGCGGGAAAGGGATGGTTTACAGTTTCGGCAGGTGGAACTGTCATACTCAGACGAAGTGCTGAACCGGATATCGGAACAGGGGTTCGATGCCCGCTATGGTGCCCGTCCGTTGAAACGCAGTATGGAACGGGAAATGCTGGCCCCAATTGCTCATCAGTTGAATATGCACTTGCCCCATGTCCCACTGAAGGCAGAAATCCAATACGGCGATACGGGAATTACAACCAAGGTCTCGATTAATCACGCTCATCAGGTGAATGATGCGGTGTTGCAGAACCGGAAGTCTTTCCTGCGAAGAATGGTGTCGTTACGTCAGCGTTTGCAGCAATTGCAGAAAGGCACCGCTTGTCAGGATCTGCATAACGAGCAGTTTCAACTGGAACGAATTGAAACCCACATCCAGAAAAACTACAGAAAGCAGCCTATTCATTGA
- a CDS encoding sulfatase, protein MMKSVFRWVVLFASVIGCSAGRPLFAGEPAKKPLNILFIFSDDHAYQAISAYGHQGKLLDTPNIDRLAKEGMRFDRCLTTNSICGPSRAVILTGKYSHLNGFHANQRTPFDGSQQTFPKIFQKQGYQTAIVGKWHLMSNPTGFDYWHILPGQGAYYNPPMNDNGKQVKHTGYTTDIITDLSLDWLKNRDKSKPFMLMCQHKAPHRNWQPALRHLGHDNDRKYPEPETLFDDYSGRGIAEKTQDMTIEKTMDRNDLKLNTPGNLTTEQRAAWDAYYQPRNQAFEKAKLEGKELVRWKYNRYMHDYLACIKAVDENVGRMLKWLDDEGLAENTLVVYSSDQGFYLGEHGWFDKRWIYEESLRTPLLVRWPGVTKPGSTNNKIVSNLDFPETFLDAVGAPIPADMQGKSLIPLLKGETPADWRKSFYYHYYEFPGAHSVRRHYGVVTDQHKLFHFYEPQINYWELIDNKKDPQEMKSVYGDPAYAEVQKELHAELERLEKRVEGACRRLERRTSEKEKSTQKKTPAKQ, encoded by the coding sequence ATGATGAAATCTGTTTTTCGCTGGGTGGTGCTGTTCGCCAGCGTTATCGGCTGTTCGGCAGGAAGGCCACTGTTTGCTGGTGAACCTGCCAAAAAACCACTGAATATTCTGTTTATTTTCAGTGATGATCATGCCTACCAGGCAATCAGTGCGTACGGCCACCAGGGAAAGCTACTGGACACGCCGAATATTGATCGACTGGCAAAGGAAGGAATGCGGTTTGATCGCTGTCTCACTACCAATTCGATCTGTGGGCCGTCGCGGGCGGTAATTCTGACTGGCAAATACAGCCACCTGAATGGTTTTCATGCAAACCAGCGCACCCCCTTTGATGGTTCGCAACAAACGTTTCCCAAAATCTTTCAGAAACAGGGCTATCAGACCGCAATTGTGGGCAAATGGCACCTGATGAGCAACCCAACGGGATTCGATTACTGGCATATCCTGCCGGGTCAGGGAGCGTATTACAATCCGCCGATGAATGATAACGGCAAACAGGTGAAACACACCGGATATACCACGGACATCATTACTGATCTGTCATTAGACTGGTTGAAAAATCGCGATAAATCGAAGCCATTTATGCTGATGTGCCAGCACAAAGCACCCCACCGGAACTGGCAGCCGGCTCTGCGGCACCTGGGGCACGATAACGACCGCAAATATCCCGAACCGGAAACTCTCTTCGATGATTATTCCGGCCGTGGAATTGCCGAAAAGACCCAGGATATGACCATTGAAAAAACGATGGATCGGAACGATTTGAAATTGAATACCCCAGGTAACCTGACTACAGAACAGCGGGCTGCGTGGGATGCCTATTATCAGCCACGTAACCAAGCCTTTGAAAAAGCGAAACTGGAAGGGAAAGAACTGGTTCGCTGGAAATACAACCGCTATATGCACGATTATCTGGCTTGCATCAAGGCAGTTGATGAGAATGTGGGCCGAATGCTCAAGTGGCTGGACGATGAGGGGCTGGCAGAAAATACCCTGGTGGTATACTCTTCCGATCAAGGTTTTTATCTTGGTGAACATGGCTGGTTCGATAAACGCTGGATTTATGAAGAATCACTGCGTACCCCACTGCTGGTGCGGTGGCCTGGTGTGACCAAACCTGGTTCTACGAACAACAAAATTGTCAGCAATCTTGACTTCCCCGAAACCTTTCTGGATGCGGTGGGGGCACCAATTCCTGCCGATATGCAGGGAAAAAGCCTGATACCACTCCTGAAAGGTGAAACACCTGCCGACTGGCGAAAGAGCTTTTACTATCACTATTACGAATTCCCGGGTGCCCACTCGGTGCGCAGGCACTACGGGGTAGTCACCGACCAGCATAAACTGTTCCATTTTTACGAACCGCAAATTAATTACTGGGAACTGATTGACAACAAGAAAGATCCGCAGGAAATGAAAAGTGTATATGGAGATCCGGCGTATGCGGAAGTTCAGAAAGAACTACATGCGGAATTGGAACGTCTGGAGAAAAGAGTTGAAGGTGCCTGCCGAAGACTGGAAAGACGCACCTCCGAAAAAGAAAAATCCACCCAAAAGAAAACCCCGGCCAAGCAATAG
- a CDS encoding metallophosphoesterase: protein METNKTPLPSIVRATARLLGKWSARFHYARTVEPFWIDTVRLEMPVANLPPELDGTKIVQLSDFHCGEHLPDAHLKSVIQAVEQESPQVLVLTGDYVDHCGSQAKWIRDFFGNFKAPMGTYCVLGNHDFSVHTAAGKRRDPDRPQIIHDALVDVGLTVLRNEVAWLGEPGNGLAIAGLDDLWSQECDVDLALGGIGPEVPRLLLAHNPLTVEQLSSHRCDVMFSGHTHGGQVLLEKWGRIFIGKRSRHLAAGLCYHNDVPVYVNRGIGFGWQFRYRVRPEITSIVLRTKNPA, encoded by the coding sequence ATGGAAACAAACAAAACACCACTACCATCGATTGTGCGTGCGACAGCCCGGTTGCTTGGCAAGTGGTCGGCACGTTTTCATTATGCCCGCACCGTGGAACCGTTCTGGATTGATACCGTCCGGTTGGAAATGCCCGTTGCCAACCTGCCACCCGAGTTGGATGGTACAAAAATCGTACAATTATCAGACTTTCACTGTGGGGAACATTTACCCGATGCCCACCTGAAGTCGGTAATTCAGGCGGTAGAACAGGAATCGCCGCAAGTACTTGTGTTAACAGGTGATTACGTCGATCACTGTGGTAGCCAGGCGAAGTGGATTCGAGATTTTTTTGGAAATTTCAAAGCACCCATGGGTACTTACTGTGTGCTGGGGAACCACGATTTTTCCGTGCATACCGCTGCGGGAAAGCGTCGCGATCCCGATCGACCGCAGATTATTCATGATGCCCTGGTGGATGTGGGGCTAACCGTCTTAAGAAATGAGGTCGCCTGGCTTGGCGAACCAGGAAATGGACTGGCAATTGCTGGTCTGGACGATCTCTGGTCACAGGAGTGCGATGTCGACCTGGCGTTGGGGGGAATCGGACCAGAAGTCCCTCGGCTACTGCTGGCCCACAATCCTCTAACGGTAGAACAACTGTCAAGCCATCGGTGCGATGTGATGTTCAGTGGCCACACCCACGGTGGGCAGGTTCTGCTGGAAAAATGGGGGCGGATTTTTATCGGCAAACGCTCCAGGCACCTTGCAGCTGGATTGTGCTACCACAATGATGTGCCCGTTTACGTGAATCGTGGGATTGGGTTTGGCTGGCAATTCCGTTACCGCGTGCGGCCAGAAATCACTTCCATCGTGCTGAGAACCAAAAATCCCGCCTGA